A window from Desulfonatronum sp. SC1 encodes these proteins:
- a CDS encoding ABC transporter substrate-binding protein, translated as MTIFSSYALRFVMVCAVVCCAAVGFSASQVRADEITVYTSYEEDEAAAFLAAMQRDLPTLKVNMLRLSTGDLHARMLAEAGNPRHDVIWGWAVTNMVDPRIQDMLEPYQPKGIDRIPARFRDSDGRWFAKTGYMAAFCVNNEVLQRKNLPMPTSWEDLLKPEFKGEVVMPNPASSGTGYLQIASILQMKGEEAGWKYLAELDKNIAQYIKSGSRPCNVASAGEFAVGASFALRAIKNIDEGYPITMIIPSEGAGNELEASGLMKSSKNKEAAKRFLDWTVSKAAVDEYYKWKEIVTVSGGSMPESFRKAGLPADIGTVMVDMDFAWSAQNRDRILQQWQDKLER; from the coding sequence ATGACAATTTTTAGCTCTTACGCGTTGCGGTTCGTTATGGTCTGCGCCGTGGTCTGCTGCGCGGCTGTCGGATTTTCGGCGTCCCAGGTCCGGGCCGACGAGATCACGGTGTACACGTCCTACGAAGAGGATGAGGCCGCGGCGTTTTTGGCGGCCATGCAGCGGGATCTGCCGACGCTGAAGGTGAACATGCTGCGGCTGTCCACCGGGGATCTGCACGCCCGGATGCTGGCCGAGGCGGGCAATCCCCGGCACGACGTGATCTGGGGCTGGGCCGTGACGAACATGGTTGACCCTCGGATTCAGGACATGCTGGAGCCGTATCAACCCAAGGGTATCGATCGGATTCCGGCCCGGTTCCGCGACTCTGACGGACGCTGGTTCGCCAAGACCGGGTACATGGCCGCGTTTTGCGTGAATAACGAAGTCCTTCAGCGCAAGAATCTGCCCATGCCCACTTCCTGGGAAGATCTGCTCAAGCCCGAGTTCAAGGGTGAAGTGGTCATGCCCAACCCGGCCAGCTCCGGCACCGGGTATCTGCAAATCGCCTCAATCCTGCAAATGAAGGGCGAGGAGGCCGGGTGGAAGTATCTGGCCGAGCTGGACAAGAACATCGCCCAGTACATCAAGAGCGGTTCCCGGCCCTGCAACGTGGCCAGTGCCGGGGAGTTCGCCGTGGGGGCCTCTTTTGCCCTGCGGGCCATCAAGAACATCGACGAAGGCTATCCCATCACAATGATTATTCCCTCCGAAGGAGCCGGCAACGAGCTGGAAGCCTCCGGCTTGATGAAGTCATCAAAGAACAAGGAAGCTGCCAAGCGGTTCCTGGACTGGACGGTCAGCAAGGCCGCTGTGGACGAGTACTACAAGTGGAAGGAAATCGTCACGGTCAGCGGCGGGTCCATGCCGGAGTCCTTTCGCAAGGCCGGCTTGCCCGCGGATATCGGTACGGTAATGGTGGACATGGATTTTGCCTGGTCCGCGCAAAACCGGGACCGGATTCTGCAGCAGTGGCAGGACAAGCTGGAGCGCTAG
- a CDS encoding PAS domain-containing protein: MNPADHLHQNILENMRDGVMALDLQGRITLFNPAAADILNLDRSRVRGRTFAEVFLSMDEANDEFNQVVLDAVFEKAVGRQETVDFIRPGGARATLSLTSSYLRGEEDDQARGVILVFSDITALKTLQEQERENSRKLARAYTDLEESNARLTQTLKRAQVVRILATLGVILFFVSLGVVYFQGFTPLKSLSGLTAPAPVSDAPPPQIHTVRTQPLTATISLSGRLQPVEEIVVSAPFDARILENHFIFGQRVRQGDLLLVLDVSELEVKLREARGGRIKAAQKFAELRDWDNGQEMARARRSVERAENKLETDRRKLEESELLYSRGLIPANELDTAKQQVQSSTTDLIASREDLASTRDKGNPDNVMIARMELDNAELRLTELENQMAQARVLAPASGVVVRPTVEEDKKTSLDRGARVTTGTALLALGDLSGLRVLTKVDEVDIGKLAVGQKVTARGDAFPGLTLSGLVAHISAQATGGSGHQAPTFDVQITIPELNPEAEEVIRVGMSADLEVLVHDNPAALLLPLRLVRTQRGQTLVRVLLDNDQIEEREVQTGMTTLSAVEILSGLQVEDRLVDW, translated from the coding sequence ATGAACCCCGCGGACCATTTGCATCAAAATATTCTGGAAAACATGCGCGACGGGGTGATGGCCCTGGATTTACAAGGCCGGATAACCCTGTTCAACCCGGCTGCCGCGGATATCCTGAACCTGGATCGAAGCCGGGTGCGCGGAAGGACCTTTGCCGAGGTCTTTCTGAGCATGGACGAGGCCAACGACGAGTTCAACCAGGTGGTGCTGGACGCGGTTTTCGAAAAGGCCGTGGGCCGCCAGGAAACCGTGGACTTCATCCGCCCCGGAGGAGCACGGGCGACTCTCTCCTTGACCTCCTCCTATCTGCGCGGCGAAGAGGACGACCAAGCCCGCGGCGTAATTCTGGTTTTTTCGGACATCACGGCCCTGAAGACCCTGCAGGAGCAGGAGCGGGAAAACAGTCGCAAGCTCGCCAGGGCCTACACCGACCTGGAAGAGTCCAACGCCCGCCTGACCCAGACACTGAAGCGGGCCCAAGTAGTGCGCATTCTGGCTACTCTGGGCGTGATCCTTTTTTTCGTCAGCCTGGGAGTCGTTTACTTTCAGGGTTTCACCCCGCTCAAGTCCCTATCCGGACTGACCGCCCCGGCGCCGGTCTCCGATGCTCCGCCCCCCCAGATCCATACGGTGCGCACCCAACCTCTGACGGCCACGATTTCCCTGTCCGGTCGGCTCCAGCCCGTGGAGGAGATCGTGGTCTCCGCGCCCTTTGACGCCCGGATTCTGGAAAACCATTTTATTTTCGGCCAACGGGTGCGCCAGGGCGACCTGTTGCTGGTGCTGGACGTATCCGAGTTGGAGGTCAAGCTGCGCGAGGCCCGGGGGGGCCGGATCAAGGCCGCGCAAAAGTTTGCCGAGCTGCGGGACTGGGACAACGGCCAGGAAATGGCCCGGGCCCGGCGCAGCGTGGAGCGGGCCGAGAACAAGCTGGAGACCGACCGCCGCAAGCTGGAGGAAAGTGAGCTGCTCTATTCCCGCGGGCTTATCCCGGCCAATGAGTTGGACACCGCCAAACAGCAGGTCCAGTCCTCGACCACGGATCTGATCGCCAGCCGGGAAGACCTGGCCTCCACCCGGGACAAGGGCAACCCGGACAACGTGATGATCGCCCGCATGGAATTGGACAACGCCGAGCTGCGGCTTACGGAGCTGGAAAATCAGATGGCCCAGGCCCGGGTACTGGCTCCGGCGTCCGGCGTGGTGGTCCGGCCCACGGTGGAGGAGGACAAGAAAACCTCCCTGGACCGGGGCGCGCGGGTCACGACCGGAACCGCCCTGCTGGCCCTGGGCGACCTGAGCGGGCTGCGGGTGCTGACCAAGGTGGACGAGGTGGACATCGGCAAGCTCGCCGTAGGCCAGAAGGTCACGGCCAGGGGCGACGCCTTTCCCGGCCTGACCCTGTCCGGCCTGGTGGCCCATATCTCAGCCCAGGCCACCGGGGGCAGCGGACACCAAGCCCCGACCTTCGACGTCCAGATCACCATCCCGGAACTGAATCCGGAGGCTGAAGAGGTGATCCGCGTGGGCATGAGCGCGGACCTGGAGGTCCTGGTCCACGACAACCCCGCCGCTCTGCTCCTCCCTCTGCGCCTCGTCCGCACCCAGCGCGGTCAGACCCTGGTCCGGGTGCTCCTGGACAACGACCAGATCGAGGAACGCGAAGTCCAAACCGGAATGACCACGTTGAGCGCGGTGGAAATTCTCTCCGGGCTGCAAGTGGAAGATCGATTGGTGGATTGGTAA
- a CDS encoding ABC transporter permease subunit, with the protein MNPAPSRGGAAQDLRAGGLAPNVSLNWEPLLKVLVAAAIAVPLLVFVLYPLVHILGRSFQTPDGLGLANYAAVMGSQRFLRLVSNSFAVTTVTTVITVVLAYGFAYAVQRTRMPLRNLFRLIALVPLFAPSLVQAQGLVLLLGRNGLINRTLGTDFSIYGYWGIVISSVLYVFPYAFLIFSAALALADNRLYESSRILGAGPLRNFWTVTLPSTRFALIASSFVVFTLVITDFGNPMVVGGDYSVLATEVYNQVIGQANFELGTVIGMVLLAPVAVAVAFEKWINRRGYAQISEGSQPLDVRPDRLRDALFTGYAVLISLAILAVLGIVIFASFTHLWPYRMDFSLRHYRFDVQGGIQPLWNSISIGLMAAGVGVLATGLAAYVTEKFRTVLDSPLYFLCIVPAAVPGMVLGLGYILAFNSPGNPIYPLYGTLFLIAICNVYYYHAQGFLIASTSMKQISHTFDEASSTLGATFARTMRKITLPLMWPTLVGVAVFFFMRSMVTLSAVIFLVTPSTQVAAVSVLLLEDRGAINQAAAFSVCIMAVVVAALLVARAVLTAFGFRHISLIR; encoded by the coding sequence ATGAATCCCGCCCCGTCCCGGGGCGGGGCCGCGCAGGACTTGCGGGCCGGCGGTCTTGCGCCCAACGTGTCGTTAAACTGGGAACCCCTGCTCAAGGTGCTGGTTGCCGCGGCCATCGCCGTGCCCTTGCTGGTCTTCGTGCTGTATCCCCTGGTGCATATCCTGGGGCGCAGCTTTCAGACCCCGGACGGGCTCGGCCTGGCCAACTACGCGGCGGTGATGGGCTCGCAACGCTTTTTGCGTCTGGTGTCCAACAGCTTCGCGGTGACCACGGTGACCACGGTGATCACCGTGGTTTTGGCCTACGGCTTCGCCTACGCGGTCCAGCGGACCCGAATGCCGCTGCGCAACCTGTTCCGGCTGATCGCCCTGGTGCCCCTGTTCGCTCCGTCCCTGGTCCAGGCCCAGGGTTTGGTCCTGCTGTTGGGCCGCAATGGATTGATCAATCGCACCCTGGGCACGGACTTTTCCATTTACGGCTATTGGGGCATCGTGATTTCCAGCGTGCTTTACGTCTTTCCCTACGCGTTTCTGATCTTTTCCGCGGCCCTGGCCTTGGCGGACAACCGGCTCTACGAATCCTCGCGCATCCTGGGGGCCGGTCCGCTGCGCAACTTCTGGACCGTGACCCTGCCTTCCACCCGCTTCGCCCTGATCGCCTCCTCCTTCGTGGTCTTCACCCTGGTGATCACGGATTTCGGCAATCCCATGGTCGTGGGCGGGGACTACAGCGTTTTGGCCACGGAGGTCTACAACCAGGTTATCGGCCAGGCCAATTTCGAGCTGGGCACGGTCATCGGCATGGTGCTCCTGGCCCCGGTGGCCGTGGCCGTGGCCTTCGAGAAATGGATCAACCGCCGGGGGTACGCCCAGATTTCCGAGGGCTCCCAGCCTTTGGACGTCCGGCCGGATCGACTCCGGGACGCTCTGTTCACCGGGTACGCGGTGCTGATCAGCCTGGCCATCCTGGCCGTGCTGGGCATCGTGATCTTCGCCAGCTTCACTCACCTCTGGCCCTACCGGATGGACTTCTCCCTGCGTCACTACCGGTTCGACGTCCAGGGCGGCATCCAGCCGCTATGGAACAGCATCTCCATCGGGCTGATGGCCGCCGGGGTGGGCGTGCTGGCCACGGGACTGGCGGCCTATGTCACGGAAAAATTTCGCACCGTGCTGGATTCGCCCCTGTATTTCCTGTGCATCGTCCCGGCCGCCGTACCGGGCATGGTCCTGGGGCTGGGCTACATCCTGGCCTTCAACTCCCCGGGCAATCCCATCTATCCCCTCTACGGCACCTTGTTCCTGATAGCGATCTGCAACGTCTATTACTATCACGCCCAGGGCTTTCTGATCGCCTCCACCAGCATGAAGCAGATCAGCCACACCTTTGACGAGGCATCCTCCACCCTGGGGGCGACCTTTGCGCGGACCATGCGCAAGATCACCCTGCCATTGATGTGGCCGACCCTGGTGGGGGTGGCCGTGTTCTTCTTCATGCGCAGCATGGTCACACTCTCCGCGGTGATCTTCCTGGTCACCCCGTCCACCCAGGTGGCCGCGGTCTCTGTGCTGCTCCTGGAAGACCGTGGCGCGATCAACCAGGCCGCGGCTTTTTCCGTGTGCATCATGGCCGTGGTCGTGGCCGCCCTGCTGGTAGCCCGGGCAGTCCTCACTGCTTTCGGATTTCGCCACATCTCGTTGATCCGCTGA
- a CDS encoding ABC transporter ATP-binding protein, translating into MSLFKLENIRKSFTLGPVQVEVLKGVDLEVGAGELVSIMGTSGCGKSTLMNVIGFLDQPTSGRYLMEGRETSSLSDRELSTIRNQKIGFVFQQFNLLGRLTALENVCLPLIYRGMAEREQRRIAREMLERVGMAERAGHKPTELSGGQQQRVAIARALAGSPSIILADEPTGALDTQVGQDIMNLFLELNATQRITTILITHDPLIAAQCRRVVRMKDGVIADGAQARTTP; encoded by the coding sequence ATGTCCCTGTTCAAGCTGGAAAACATTCGCAAGTCCTTTACCCTGGGGCCGGTGCAAGTTGAGGTGCTCAAGGGGGTGGATCTGGAGGTGGGGGCCGGGGAACTGGTGTCCATCATGGGCACGTCCGGTTGCGGCAAGTCCACCCTGATGAACGTGATCGGCTTTCTGGATCAGCCGACTTCGGGCCGCTATCTGATGGAGGGCCGGGAAACCTCTTCCCTGTCAGACCGAGAGCTGTCGACCATCCGCAACCAGAAGATCGGCTTCGTCTTTCAGCAGTTCAATCTGCTGGGCCGACTCACGGCCTTGGAAAATGTCTGCCTGCCCTTGATCTACCGGGGCATGGCTGAGCGGGAACAGCGACGGATTGCCCGGGAAATGCTGGAGCGAGTGGGCATGGCCGAGCGGGCCGGTCACAAGCCCACTGAGCTGTCCGGGGGGCAGCAGCAACGGGTAGCCATTGCCCGTGCCCTGGCCGGTTCGCCGTCCATCATCCTGGCCGACGAACCCACCGGGGCCCTGGACACCCAGGTGGGCCAGGACATCATGAACCTGTTTCTGGAACTCAACGCCACCCAGAGAATTACCACCATCCTGATCACCCACGACCCGCTCATCGCGGCCCAGTGCCGACGGGTGGTCCGGATGAAGGACGGGGTGATCGCGGACGGGGCTCAGGCGAGGACCACGCCATGA
- a CDS encoding response regulator transcription factor: MVLRAGAADFIPKPHTMKKLLAKVREMLDR; encoded by the coding sequence GTGGTCTTGCGGGCTGGAGCCGCCGACTTTATCCCCAAACCGCACACCATGAAGAAGCTGCTGGCCAAGGTCCGGGAGATGCTGGACCGATAA
- a CDS encoding HAD family hydrolase codes for MPNSNILSNIRGLLFDKDGTLFDFHASWRPVMQAAAAMAAGGDPALASRLLAVGGYDTDSGTFQADSIIAAGHSGELAGLWHGLGAVMGRDLLRQHLDLLFAREGPRNAVPVTDLPALFSRLTRCGMFLGLATNDGQDAAWAAVRRFGLEGMLHFVAGYDSGHGAKPGPGMALAFCRAVSLPPAQVAMIGDSDHDMTSARSANLGARIGVLSGASAKARLACSADIVLPDITGLLELLD; via the coding sequence TTGCCAAATTCAAACATCCTCTCCAACATTCGCGGGCTGCTTTTCGACAAGGACGGCACCCTGTTCGACTTCCATGCCTCATGGCGGCCGGTCATGCAGGCCGCCGCGGCCATGGCGGCTGGCGGTGATCCGGCTTTGGCGTCGCGACTGCTCGCCGTCGGCGGCTACGATACGGACAGCGGAACCTTTCAGGCCGACTCGATCATCGCCGCCGGACATTCCGGGGAACTGGCCGGGCTCTGGCACGGCTTGGGGGCGGTCATGGGCCGGGATCTGCTCCGGCAGCATCTGGACCTGCTGTTCGCCCGGGAAGGGCCGCGCAATGCGGTGCCGGTTACGGATCTGCCCGCGTTGTTCTCCAGGTTGACCCGGTGCGGCATGTTCCTGGGGCTGGCCACCAACGACGGTCAGGACGCGGCCTGGGCCGCGGTTCGCCGCTTCGGTCTGGAGGGAATGCTGCATTTCGTGGCTGGATACGACAGCGGTCATGGAGCCAAGCCGGGCCCGGGCATGGCCCTGGCCTTTTGTCGCGCCGTCAGCCTGCCGCCCGCACAGGTCGCCATGATCGGCGACAGCGATCACGACATGACATCGGCCCGGTCCGCCAACCTGGGAGCCCGCATCGGGGTTCTGAGCGGCGCAAGCGCAAAGGCCCGGCTCGCCTGCTCGGCCGACATCGTCCTGCCGGACATAACCGGATTATTGGAGCTTCTGGATTAG
- a CDS encoding type II toxin-antitoxin system VapC family toxin, whose protein sequence is MYLLDTNVVSELRKPRPHGAVIAWLESIDERDLYVSAVTIGEIQAGIELSRDQDARKAKEIEAWLDLLTDASNILPMDVPAFRLWAKMMHRKSDTLYEDAMIAAIASVHGLTVVTRNISDFKVFSVPTLNPFTFNAHT, encoded by the coding sequence ATGTACCTGCTGGATACCAATGTCGTCTCGGAACTGCGCAAACCTCGCCCGCATGGAGCCGTCATTGCCTGGCTGGAATCCATTGACGAGCGTGACCTGTACGTGTCCGCGGTGACGATCGGGGAAATCCAAGCGGGCATTGAGTTGAGCCGGGATCAAGACGCCCGCAAGGCCAAGGAAATCGAGGCCTGGCTGGATTTGCTCACGGATGCCTCCAATATTTTACCCATGGATGTCCCCGCGTTTCGACTTTGGGCGAAAATGATGCACCGCAAATCCGACACCCTCTATGAAGACGCAATGATCGCCGCCATCGCCTCCGTACACGGTCTGACCGTCGTCACGAGAAATATCTCCGATTTCAAAGTCTTCTCCGTACCCACCCTCAATCCGTTCACCTTCAACGCGCACACCTGA
- a CDS encoding type II toxin-antitoxin system Phd/YefM family antitoxin: protein MQTWPVQDAKARFSELLDACVSKGPQVVTRRGTETAVLLPIDAWRRLQAAARPSLKQILLMKSPRTEFLVPERGGARRRQVREWE from the coding sequence ATGCAGACATGGCCGGTACAAGATGCCAAGGCTCGTTTCAGCGAATTACTTGACGCCTGCGTCTCCAAAGGCCCCCAGGTCGTAACCCGCCGGGGAACCGAAACAGCGGTGCTGTTGCCCATTGATGCATGGCGACGCCTCCAGGCCGCGGCCCGTCCATCCCTCAAACAAATCCTGCTGATGAAGTCTCCGCGCACCGAATTTCTTGTTCCGGAGCGAGGCGGAGCTCGACGCCGTCAGGTTCGCGAATGGGAGTGA
- a CDS encoding ABC transporter permease codes for MMLKANLREASRSLIAAKQRSILALLGIVIGIGSVIALVSTGALAQRETLRQFMEMGTDIISIQIEQGRGDRSSAPTGFSLEEALALPERLDTIRSVAPYVSAFGELRREGQRVSIPLLGVTESFFDMNKLEKDQGRFISDLDVLMSHAVLGGNLANRLQGQGMILGIGEHVYFDNRKLTVAGILRPAAMGAMRPYEASEGLMLPITTVLRVSPQNTIRTIMARLEPGVTASQATAEARAHFAEQPRPKQIRVTSPEQIIEHMERQSRMFTLLLGAIGSISLVVGGVGVMNVMLVSVSERRREIGIRRALGAQKRDIQWQFLIESVLLSLVGGILGIIIGVGASYGIAHYSEWRFELVHGALLLGVGVSAAVGIFFGYYPARQAAALNPIQALRAE; via the coding sequence ATGATGCTCAAGGCCAACCTCCGGGAAGCCTCCCGATCCCTGATCGCCGCCAAGCAGCGCTCCATCCTGGCCCTGCTGGGCATCGTCATCGGCATCGGCTCGGTGATCGCCCTGGTCTCCACCGGAGCCCTGGCCCAGCGCGAAACCCTGCGCCAGTTCATGGAAATGGGCACGGACATCATCTCCATCCAGATTGAGCAGGGCCGGGGAGATCGGAGCAGCGCCCCGACCGGATTCAGCCTGGAGGAAGCCCTGGCCTTGCCGGAGCGGTTGGACACGATCCGCTCCGTGGCCCCGTACGTCTCGGCCTTTGGCGAGCTGCGTCGCGAGGGCCAGCGGGTTTCCATCCCGCTTCTGGGCGTGACCGAATCCTTTTTCGACATGAACAAGCTGGAGAAGGATCAAGGCCGGTTCATCTCGGACCTGGACGTGCTCATGTCCCATGCCGTGCTCGGCGGCAATCTGGCCAACCGGTTGCAGGGGCAGGGCATGATCCTGGGTATCGGGGAGCACGTCTATTTCGACAACCGCAAACTGACCGTGGCCGGAATTCTGCGTCCCGCGGCCATGGGCGCCATGCGACCCTACGAGGCCAGCGAAGGGTTGATGCTGCCCATCACAACGGTCCTGCGCGTCTCGCCGCAAAACACCATCCGTACGATCATGGCCAGGCTGGAGCCGGGGGTTACCGCCAGCCAAGCCACGGCCGAAGCCCGTGCCCACTTTGCCGAACAGCCCCGGCCCAAACAGATTCGGGTGACCAGCCCGGAACAGATCATCGAGCACATGGAGCGCCAGTCCCGGATGTTCACCCTGCTTTTGGGGGCCATTGGCAGCATCTCCCTGGTCGTGGGCGGAGTGGGCGTGATGAACGTCATGCTCGTCTCGGTCAGCGAACGCCGCCGGGAGATCGGCATCCGCCGGGCCCTTGGCGCGCAGAAGCGGGACATCCAGTGGCAATTCCTGATCGAGTCCGTGCTGCTCTCCCTGGTGGGCGGAATCCTGGGCATCATTATCGGCGTGGGTGCGTCGTACGGCATCGCCCATTACTCCGAATGGCGGTTCGAGCTGGTCCACGGAGCCCTGCTTCTGGGTGTCGGCGTCTCCGCGGCCGTAGGCATCTTCTTCGGCTACTACCCGGCCCGCCAGGCCGCGGCCCTGAATCCCATCCAGGCCCTGCGGGCGGAGTAG
- a CDS encoding TolC family protein, with protein MPDFSRRANWALLPLLLFLALWPSSAKARDLTRDAERNPGLHLLRSQLQAATGSQGEIQDETGNLSGATQYVLPSPAQLGLPEVLELNLTEAIHLALRQNREIESAYLGRVLQKFSLGKDMSKFWPNLEISPRTDASVAGSSTKFVADGPEAERSRTETVNAGIITSVTQKVPTGAELSFAWDNTITGIRTHSDGRSSRESGLTGWAVGFRQPLLKGGGTRYNTASLVRAAMQEEDNVRALRDTLIGTINGVISDYRAMMRAKQRLELAEDSLGKARKHLEDTRVLIAAGRRAASESLQAEADLAQKELDLENARQELDNAQLNLVRRLELDSGSAIALTEPIELRTITPVYEECLELALERNQSYLAAKNALELARMNLDDVLNQRRWDLDLEGAYSDGWRHRHPDPSSREDEWRVGVSLKIPLPIFGDPKYDREQPLLSARIALRRAEMALITARENLEKSVRQRVLAVISSLKQVELARRTYDLSEQTYHFSELKYQLGQMSNTNFITEQDRLRNARNSFNDSIINYQNSLTELDALLATTLDTWDIAFVPERADLEEQYLGRNVWLLDR; from the coding sequence ATGCCAGATTTTTCTCGTCGAGCGAATTGGGCGCTTCTGCCACTCTTGCTGTTCCTTGCACTCTGGCCCTCGTCGGCCAAGGCCCGGGATTTGACACGGGATGCGGAACGGAATCCGGGTTTGCACTTGTTGCGGTCCCAGCTTCAGGCCGCAACTGGTTCGCAAGGCGAGATTCAAGACGAGACGGGCAATCTCTCCGGGGCCACGCAATACGTCCTGCCGTCGCCTGCTCAGCTCGGCTTGCCCGAAGTTCTGGAACTGAATCTGACCGAGGCCATCCATCTGGCCCTGCGCCAGAACCGGGAGATTGAGAGCGCCTACCTGGGCCGGGTGCTTCAAAAATTTTCCTTAGGAAAAGACATGTCCAAGTTCTGGCCAAATCTGGAAATATCACCCAGGACCGATGCCTCGGTCGCCGGCTCCTCCACCAAATTCGTCGCGGACGGCCCGGAAGCGGAACGGTCGCGGACCGAGACCGTGAACGCCGGGATCATCACCAGCGTGACCCAGAAGGTACCCACCGGGGCGGAACTGTCTTTTGCCTGGGACAACACCATCACCGGAATCCGAACTCACAGCGATGGGCGCAGCAGTCGGGAGAGCGGCTTGACCGGCTGGGCCGTGGGGTTTCGACAGCCCCTGCTCAAGGGCGGCGGAACCCGGTACAACACCGCATCCCTGGTCCGGGCCGCGATGCAGGAAGAAGACAACGTCCGCGCCCTGCGGGACACGCTCATCGGCACCATCAACGGGGTGATCTCGGATTACCGGGCCATGATGCGAGCCAAGCAGCGCTTGGAACTTGCCGAGGATTCTCTGGGCAAGGCCCGCAAGCATCTGGAGGATACCAGAGTCCTCATTGCCGCTGGTCGGCGAGCGGCCAGCGAGAGCTTGCAGGCCGAGGCAGACCTGGCCCAGAAGGAACTGGACCTGGAAAACGCGCGGCAGGAGCTGGACAATGCCCAGTTGAATCTGGTCCGCCGCCTGGAACTGGACAGCGGCTCGGCCATCGCCCTGACCGAGCCCATCGAGCTGCGAACCATAACCCCGGTTTACGAGGAATGTCTTGAGCTGGCCCTGGAACGCAACCAGAGCTACCTGGCCGCCAAAAACGCCCTGGAACTGGCTCGGATGAACCTGGACGACGTCCTGAATCAGCGGCGCTGGGATCTGGATCTGGAAGGGGCCTACTCCGACGGCTGGCGCCATCGACACCCGGATCCGAGCTCCCGCGAGGATGAATGGCGGGTCGGCGTGTCCCTGAAAATCCCCTTGCCCATATTCGGCGATCCCAAGTACGACCGGGAGCAGCCCTTGCTTTCGGCGCGCATCGCCCTGCGCCGGGCGGAAATGGCCCTGATCACGGCCCGTGAGAACCTGGAAAAATCCGTGCGCCAGCGGGTGCTGGCCGTGATATCCAGCCTGAAGCAGGTCGAGTTGGCCAGGCGCACCTATGATCTGTCCGAACAGACCTATCACTTCAGCGAACTGAAATACCAATTGGGCCAGATGTCCAACACCAACTTCATCACCGAGCAGGACCGGCTGCGCAACGCCCGCAACAGCTTCAACGACTCCATCATCAACTACCAGAATTCCCTGACCGAACTGGACGCCCTCCTGGCCACGACCCTGGACACCTGGGACATCGCCTTTGTCCCGGAGCGCGCCGATCTTGAAGAACAGTACCTCGGACGCAACGTCTGGTTGCTGGACCGCTAA
- a CDS encoding ABC transporter ATP-binding protein: MPLDIRNVTKRFGELKALDDVSISIGNGSLVCFLGPSGCGKTTLLRVIAGLEPHDSGALFLDGRDLSRVPARNRNFGVVFQSYSLFPNMTIAANVAYGLECRGWSKKDVGRRVEEMLSLVHLNDQAGKHPHQLSGGQQQRIALARALAPNPAVLLLDEPLSALDAKVREELRVEIRELQQRLGITTIMVTHDQEEALTMADKVVVMQSGRVMQVGTPMDLYRRPRNRFVAEFIGRMNLVPADLGLPVPENGRPAGTRPTIVGIRPEDIQLLAEQDARCRLHAVVEHITRLGNLTRVSLHLHHNGKDASVGTDGSNLPVVRLLAEVHGVAEGLEVGMSRCVTVAPESVRVLEWQ, translated from the coding sequence ATGCCCTTGGATATTCGGAATGTGACCAAGCGATTCGGCGAATTGAAGGCCCTGGACGACGTCTCCATTTCCATCGGGAACGGGTCTTTGGTTTGTTTTCTGGGTCCGTCGGGGTGCGGGAAGACGACATTGCTGCGGGTCATCGCCGGGCTGGAGCCGCACGATTCCGGGGCGCTGTTCCTGGACGGCCGGGACTTGTCCCGGGTTCCGGCCCGGAACCGCAACTTCGGGGTGGTGTTTCAATCCTATTCCCTGTTTCCAAACATGACCATCGCGGCCAACGTGGCCTACGGTCTGGAATGTCGGGGCTGGTCCAAGAAGGATGTTGGACGGAGGGTGGAGGAGATGCTCAGTCTGGTGCATCTCAATGATCAGGCCGGAAAGCATCCTCACCAGCTTTCCGGGGGCCAGCAGCAACGCATCGCTCTGGCTCGGGCCCTGGCGCCGAATCCGGCGGTGCTTCTGCTGGACGAGCCGCTCTCTGCCTTGGACGCCAAGGTCCGCGAGGAGCTGCGCGTGGAAATCCGGGAGCTGCAACAGCGGCTGGGCATCACCACGATCATGGTCACCCACGACCAGGAAGAGGCCCTGACCATGGCCGACAAGGTCGTGGTCATGCAAAGCGGACGGGTGATGCAGGTCGGGACGCCCATGGATCTTTACCGGCGGCCGCGAAACCGGTTCGTGGCCGAGTTCATCGGTCGGATGAACCTCGTCCCGGCGGACCTGGGCCTGCCGGTGCCGGAAAACGGTCGACCGGCCGGGACACGGCCCACCATCGTGGGCATTCGCCCGGAGGACATTCAACTTCTGGCGGAGCAGGACGCCCGGTGTCGCCTGCATGCCGTGGTGGAGCACATCACGCGGCTGGGCAACCTGACCCGGGTGAGCCTGCATCTGCATCACAACGGGAAGGACGCAAGTGTTGGGACCGACGGATCGAACCTTCCCGTGGTGCGCCTCTTGGCCGAGGTTCACGGGGTGGCCGAAGGGCTGGAGGTGGGCATGTCCCGGTGCGTGACCGTGGCCCCTGAGTCCGTGCGCGTGCTGGAGTGGCAATGA